One Candidatus Nitrososphaera evergladensis SR1 genomic window carries:
- a CDS encoding winged helix-turn-helix domain-containing protein has protein sequence MKNRSRLDIAATILDIAQDGAIKTRIMYEAFLSFPQVKEYLGLLQANGALEYAPDENKYYTTPRGRSFLLGYKEIGRLLSPKSSRLALSRLGMEETAVSG, from the coding sequence ATGAAAAATAGAAGCAGATTGGACATAGCTGCAACAATTTTAGACATTGCCCAAGACGGCGCAATAAAAACTAGAATAATGTACGAAGCGTTCCTGTCTTTTCCGCAGGTAAAGGAATACCTTGGACTTTTGCAAGCAAATGGCGCATTAGAATACGCCCCAGACGAAAACAAATACTACACCACACCGAGAGGCAGAAGCTTCTTGTTAGGTTACAAAGAGATAGGACGGCTGCTCTCGCCAAAATCAAGCAGGTTGGCACTGTCTAGGCTTGGAATGGAAGAGACAGCAGTCAGCGGATGA
- the cutA gene encoding divalent-cation tolerance protein CutA — MSKAKAVIVISTFSTEESAAEIGKKLVEKGLCACVNFAKIRSIYSWKGKLEDQPEYIAFFKVAKGSAKALKQELARVHPYDVPEIVEIKMSDVSKPYLSWLADAGSAHRVAKKRNHSAKQ, encoded by the coding sequence ATGAGCAAGGCCAAGGCAGTAATCGTCATTTCGACGTTTTCAACAGAAGAGTCGGCCGCCGAGATCGGAAAAAAGCTGGTCGAAAAGGGCCTGTGCGCCTGCGTCAACTTTGCCAAGATCCGCTCCATCTACTCCTGGAAGGGCAAGTTGGAAGACCAGCCCGAGTACATCGCCTTTTTCAAGGTCGCCAAGGGTTCCGCAAAGGCGCTCAAGCAAGAGCTTGCCCGGGTGCACCCGTACGACGTGCCAGAGATAGTGGAGATAAAGATGAGCGACGTGTCCAAGCCGTACCTCTCATGGCTTGCCGATGCAGGGTCAGCGCATCGCGTAGCGAAGAAGCGCAACCATTCCGCCAAGCAATGA
- a CDS encoding TrmB family transcriptional regulator produces MSISDRSRKAMEDLGMTGYEIRVYTSLLEAGAMTAADISKKSGVPYSKIYEVLNSLEDKGWLESDSSRPQKFFPKSPSTALEAMRMRSENSFRESQAAIVNELMPIYTKSGIKEKPEIWVVRGVYNIAAKVSEIVENCQQELLVALPSVAQDVAKPMQPVLRTLYERGVKINVLASEDTSADIVRALSRVAEVKLKNGMFGGGVIGDGKHVMILLGEGMIENGMIDPIAIWADHAALAGFAKDYFHYLWADAKAQQKKANSNR; encoded by the coding sequence TTGAGCATTTCCGACAGGTCGCGGAAAGCGATGGAGGACCTTGGCATGACCGGCTACGAAATACGCGTCTACACTTCGCTGCTTGAAGCCGGCGCCATGACTGCGGCCGACATCAGCAAAAAGTCAGGAGTCCCATATTCCAAGATCTACGAGGTATTGAACAGCCTTGAAGACAAGGGCTGGCTCGAATCAGACAGCTCGCGTCCGCAAAAGTTCTTCCCCAAGTCGCCATCCACAGCCCTTGAGGCCATGAGGATGAGGAGCGAGAACAGTTTTCGCGAGAGTCAGGCAGCTATTGTAAACGAACTGATGCCCATCTACACGAAAAGCGGCATCAAGGAGAAGCCCGAGATCTGGGTCGTAAGGGGCGTATACAACATCGCTGCCAAGGTAAGCGAGATAGTGGAAAACTGCCAGCAGGAGTTGCTCGTGGCGCTGCCAAGCGTCGCGCAGGACGTCGCCAAGCCCATGCAGCCGGTGCTCCGCACGCTTTACGAGCGGGGCGTAAAGATAAACGTGCTTGCGTCTGAAGACACGAGCGCCGACATTGTAAGGGCGCTGTCAAGGGTGGCAGAGGTAAAGCTAAAGAACGGCATGTTTGGCGGAGGGGTTATCGGCGACGGCAAGCACGTCATGATACTGCTTGGCGAAGGCATGATAGAAAACGGCATGATAGACCCGATAGCGATATGGGCTGACCACGCGGCGCTTGCGGGCTTTGCCAAGGACTACTTCCACTACCTGTGGGCCGACGCCAAGGCGCAGCAGAAAAAAGCTAACAGTAACAGATAA
- a CDS encoding metal-dependent transcriptional regulator codes for MYLKAIWYIREKGEEVKVSSIAKLLNVTQPSVVQMLRKLNDLDLVHYTKGSVELTSEGDRIGKQMIRNTRLLEVLMKDALKIEIDEEMVCGIEHHMKNIFTDALCTLLKHPRKCPHGHNIPRGRCCSSS; via the coding sequence ATGTACCTGAAAGCAATATGGTACATCAGGGAAAAGGGCGAGGAAGTCAAGGTAAGTTCTATTGCAAAACTGCTCAACGTCACCCAGCCTTCTGTGGTCCAGATGCTGCGCAAGCTCAATGACCTAGACCTCGTGCACTACACCAAGGGCAGCGTCGAATTGACAAGCGAAGGCGACAGGATCGGCAAGCAGATGATACGCAACACGCGCCTGCTTGAAGTCCTCATGAAGGACGCACTGAAAATAGAGATAGACGAAGAGATGGTCTGCGGGATAGAACATCACATGAAGAACATCTTTACCGACGCCCTGTGCACGCTTTTGAAGCACCCCAGAAAGTGCCCCCACGGCCACAACATACCAAGGGGCCGCTGCTGTTCTTCTTCCTAG
- a CDS encoding DUF7336 domain-containing protein, which yields MEKTMKLWVIYLTTPYGKATEIFGVFDSKDKAERARANASSRGHGGARIVERLLNSETLR from the coding sequence ATGGAAAAAACCATGAAACTCTGGGTGATATACTTGACAACGCCGTATGGCAAAGCGACTGAAATCTTTGGAGTATTTGATTCCAAAGACAAGGCTGAACGAGCGAGGGCAAATGCAAGCAGCAGGGGTCACGGGGGTGCCAGGATAGTAGAGAGGCTGCTTAATTCCGAGACATTAAGATGA
- a CDS encoding Lrp/AsnC family transcriptional regulator, with amino-acid sequence MGKLVLDDLDIGIIKEMIKDAEVKSTFLASKYDSPLSTIQRRRAKLEHTILKKKYYINISMFHWRRADLMISVDGDCGEAVSELLRNFGKNIISTSLRIGDPQANIVATVFYRDSRELLNLMDGIRSISSARCVKWSEVVRDFGPTDAGIETILSSQT; translated from the coding sequence GTGGGAAAGCTTGTGCTAGATGACCTCGATATTGGCATAATCAAGGAGATGATAAAGGATGCCGAAGTCAAGAGCACATTTCTTGCAAGCAAATACGATAGCCCGCTTTCAACCATTCAGAGAAGACGTGCCAAGCTAGAACATACGATACTGAAAAAGAAATACTACATAAACATAAGCATGTTTCACTGGCGGAGGGCCGACCTGATGATCTCTGTAGACGGGGATTGCGGCGAAGCAGTATCGGAGCTTTTGCGCAACTTTGGCAAGAACATTATCAGCACGTCGTTGAGAATCGGCGACCCTCAGGCAAATATCGTGGCTACCGTGTTCTACAGGGACTCGCGGGAGCTGCTCAACCTGATGGACGGGATAAGATCCATTTCTTCCGCAAGGTGCGTGAAATGGTCTGAAGTCGTAAGAGACTTTGGACCAACCGATGCCGGCATCGAAACCATTCTTTCGTCCCAGACCTGA
- a CDS encoding acyltransferase: MAKAKKKIYRNVAGVRNQVDKSAKIGKNTRIWHFAYVGAKTVVGDNVKIGSLAHVDYGVKIGNNVKIEGMVYIPPLTVIGNDVFIGPGATFTNDPYPMSPKMIGVIVEDGAIIGARSVVRPGVRIGKNSVVAMGSVVTRDVPAETVVMGVPARIAYTRQDYDHKKKEWEEGSPSPSS, translated from the coding sequence ATGGCCAAGGCCAAGAAAAAAATCTACAGAAACGTCGCTGGCGTGAGAAACCAGGTTGACAAGAGTGCGAAAATAGGCAAGAACACCAGGATATGGCACTTTGCGTACGTTGGCGCCAAGACAGTCGTAGGCGACAACGTCAAGATAGGCTCCCTTGCCCACGTCGACTATGGAGTAAAGATTGGAAACAACGTCAAGATTGAAGGCATGGTATACATCCCACCGCTTACCGTGATTGGAAACGACGTCTTTATTGGCCCCGGCGCGACCTTTACAAACGACCCTTACCCCATGAGCCCCAAGATGATTGGCGTGATAGTGGAGGATGGCGCAATAATCGGCGCCCGCTCTGTCGTGAGGCCGGGCGTGCGAATAGGCAAGAACAGCGTGGTGGCGATGGGCTCTGTAGTGACAAGGGACGTGCCTGCCGAGACGGTGGTGATGGGCGTTCCTGCAAGAATAGCGTACACGCGGCAGGATTACGACCACAAAAAGAAAGAATGGGAAGAAGGGTCTCCTTCTCCTTCTTCCTAG
- a CDS encoding Gfo/Idh/MocA family protein, protein MVENNSSNSKIAVIGVGGWGKNHARVLGELGVLGAVCDFDAARAKEIASKHNAAPYSSVDEMLEKERLDACLVCTPTRTHSAVAKKVIDQGLHAFVEKPLSFSSQECDEMTELARKKRVTLTCGYIERFNPAVSETKKMIADKKCGDLLMLEFHRENRMPPKIKDVGIIFDTAVHDIDTAMFLFDARPNVVFARAGRHVHEFEDFATLMLGFANQRVAIISVNWLTPKKVRTFSAVCTDGIISGNFISQEIKIDNAGETVAPRLPFQEPLTLELKSFIAAVQGKENSAVSARDATNVTKVAEAALLSSETGSPIYLDLK, encoded by the coding sequence ATGGTAGAGAACAATAGTAGCAATTCAAAAATCGCAGTAATAGGCGTTGGGGGGTGGGGCAAGAACCACGCCCGCGTCCTTGGGGAGCTTGGAGTCCTTGGCGCCGTGTGCGATTTTGACGCTGCCAGGGCTAAGGAGATAGCTTCCAAGCACAATGCGGCGCCGTATTCGTCGGTGGACGAGATGCTTGAGAAGGAGCGCCTTGACGCCTGCCTCGTCTGCACGCCGACCAGGACGCACTCGGCAGTCGCCAAGAAGGTCATCGACCAGGGCCTGCACGCGTTCGTGGAAAAGCCCCTCTCGTTTTCATCGCAAGAATGCGACGAGATGACGGAACTAGCCAGGAAAAAGCGCGTCACGCTTACGTGCGGCTATATCGAGCGCTTTAACCCTGCGGTGAGCGAGACAAAAAAGATGATAGCTGACAAAAAGTGCGGCGACCTTCTCATGCTAGAGTTCCACCGCGAAAACCGTATGCCTCCAAAGATAAAGGACGTGGGCATCATATTTGACACCGCGGTCCACGACATCGACACGGCGATGTTCCTCTTTGACGCAAGGCCAAACGTCGTCTTTGCGAGGGCTGGCAGGCACGTGCACGAGTTTGAAGACTTTGCCACCCTCATGCTGGGCTTTGCAAACCAGAGAGTCGCAATCATCTCTGTGAACTGGCTCACGCCAAAGAAGGTGCGCACGTTCAGCGCGGTCTGCACAGACGGGATAATCTCGGGCAACTTTATCTCTCAGGAGATCAAGATAGACAACGCCGGCGAGACGGTCGCGCCAAGGTTGCCGTTTCAAGAGCCGCTGACGCTTGAACTGAAGAGCTTTATCGCGGCAGTGCAGGGCAAAGAGAACTCGGCCGTCTCTGCAAGGGACGCCACAAACGTCACCAAGGTGGCAGAAGCAGCGCTTTTATCAAGCGAGACTGGCTCTCCAATATACCTGGATCTGAAATAA
- the tes gene encoding tetraether lipid synthase Tes has translation MELIHISNMSSKNVAARKTIRFTQSICPDCNMILDAEVFEREGKVFMSKTCPTHGETEELYFGSYEMYKKFSTYWMDGKGAHAPNVMIDKCACPNNCGLCTNHLSHSGLSNMIITNRCDLTCWYCFFYVKKGLEGAYLYEPNHEQVRAMMKTLKAEKPIAGNSIQITGGEPMLRDDITELIKIMKEEGVDHVQLNTNGIKLAMSPETMRQVRNSGVSNLYLSFDGVTPRTNPKNHWEIPYTLESARKCGMTVVFVPTVIKSINDHELGGIIRYAQKHMDVVHAVNFQPVSLTGRMGKKEREKYRITIPDCIERIEEQTNGEISKDAWFPVPSCMPMTNIIEAFSKKPKYELSIHFACGAGTYVFEDTQTRKLTPLTAFVDIKGVLEYFEEKADEIRSGANRYWTMLEVVRKLKTFVDKDKQPHGLDLAKMFSSILLKRNFDSVGNWHVRSLFLGMMHFQDKYNEDLERLQRCDIHYLTPDLRIIPFCAFNVIPEWYRDRIQKKYSIPVEEWEQAHGQTLEAGLYRGLMRRGKPEAQMGCALSEMHREAAMANDDHKGVELRNNMAGA, from the coding sequence ATGGAGCTAATTCACATTAGCAATATGTCCAGCAAGAATGTTGCTGCGAGAAAAACGATCAGGTTTACACAGAGCATCTGCCCGGACTGCAATATGATTCTGGACGCAGAAGTCTTTGAAAGGGAAGGCAAGGTTTTCATGAGCAAGACCTGCCCAACGCACGGCGAAACGGAGGAACTGTACTTTGGCTCTTATGAAATGTACAAGAAGTTCAGCACCTACTGGATGGACGGCAAGGGTGCACACGCTCCTAACGTCATGATTGACAAATGCGCTTGCCCGAACAACTGCGGCCTTTGCACAAACCACCTTTCACACTCTGGCCTTTCCAACATGATAATCACCAACAGGTGCGACCTGACATGCTGGTACTGCTTCTTTTACGTCAAAAAGGGCCTCGAAGGAGCCTACCTCTATGAGCCAAACCACGAGCAGGTGAGGGCCATGATGAAGACGCTCAAGGCTGAAAAGCCAATCGCAGGCAACTCTATCCAGATCACAGGCGGAGAGCCGATGCTCCGTGACGATATCACTGAACTTATCAAGATAATGAAGGAAGAGGGCGTCGACCACGTGCAACTCAACACCAACGGCATCAAGCTGGCCATGTCTCCAGAGACGATGCGCCAGGTGAGAAACTCGGGTGTGAGCAACCTATACCTCTCGTTCGACGGCGTGACGCCGAGGACCAACCCCAAGAACCACTGGGAGATCCCCTACACTCTGGAATCCGCACGCAAGTGCGGCATGACAGTCGTATTCGTTCCTACAGTGATAAAGTCGATCAACGACCACGAGCTGGGCGGAATCATCCGCTACGCGCAAAAGCACATGGATGTCGTGCACGCAGTGAACTTCCAGCCGGTGTCGCTGACAGGCAGGATGGGCAAGAAAGAGCGCGAGAAATACCGCATCACGATTCCTGACTGCATTGAAAGGATCGAGGAGCAGACAAACGGCGAGATAAGCAAGGACGCATGGTTCCCTGTCCCGTCGTGCATGCCAATGACAAACATCATCGAGGCGTTCAGCAAGAAGCCCAAGTACGAACTGTCGATACACTTTGCATGCGGAGCAGGCACCTATGTCTTTGAAGACACACAGACAAGGAAGCTTACGCCACTGACCGCGTTTGTCGACATCAAGGGCGTCCTCGAATACTTTGAAGAAAAGGCCGACGAGATCAGGTCCGGCGCAAACCGCTACTGGACAATGCTCGAAGTCGTCCGCAAGCTCAAGACGTTCGTCGACAAGGACAAGCAGCCGCACGGCCTCGACCTGGCCAAGATGTTCTCCAGCATACTGCTAAAGCGCAACTTTGACTCGGTCGGCAACTGGCACGTAAGGTCGCTCTTCCTTGGCATGATGCACTTCCAGGACAAGTACAACGAGGACCTTGAAAGGCTCCAGAGGTGCGACATACACTACCTGACACCCGACCTGAGAATCATCCCATTCTGCGCCTTTAACGTCATCCCAGAATGGTACAGGGACAGAATACAGAAGAAATACTCCATCCCTGTGGAAGAATGGGAGCAGGCGCACGGCCAGACGCTCGAAGCAGGCCTTTACCGCGGACTGATGAGGCGCGGCAAGCCAGAGGCACAGATGGGCTGCGCCCTCTCTGAGATGCACAGGGAAGCTGCGATGGCAAACGACGACCACAAGGGCGTCGAGCTGCGCAACAACATGGCCGGCGCGTAA
- a CDS encoding DUF354 domain-containing protein, with the protein MRIWFDVLTPKQVMFFKDAVKSLQEKGHEVLCTSRDYREAVELARIKGLDLKLVGRHGGPERYGKLAASAERMRALADVISGFAPDAAVTFSSPEGARVAFGLGVRHIGFNDSPHAEAVAKLTVPLMSRLLCPWVIPYSSWTGFGISRKDISRYHALDPAAWLKDDNDDSSSSAHMVEPDKKEGNKTVVLIRLEESKASYIADKKLASTALVDAVVDELAQRADIVMLCRYSDQIEEAKARYGNSARIIESVVDGVSLIKSTDLFIGAGGTMSAEAALLGVPTISIAPVRYHVEDYLVRSGLVARTRNPGALAKLASRMLAGEKFRKAQKKRAERALASMENPTKKMLAAILLKQNNDHHKL; encoded by the coding sequence TTGAGGATCTGGTTTGATGTCCTGACTCCAAAGCAGGTGATGTTCTTCAAAGACGCAGTAAAGTCCCTGCAAGAAAAAGGGCACGAAGTCCTTTGCACGTCACGCGACTACCGTGAGGCAGTCGAGCTTGCAAGGATAAAGGGATTGGACCTGAAACTGGTTGGAAGGCACGGCGGGCCCGAAAGGTACGGCAAGCTGGCGGCAAGCGCGGAGCGCATGCGCGCACTTGCAGACGTCATCAGCGGGTTTGCGCCCGATGCCGCAGTCACGTTTTCGTCACCCGAAGGCGCAAGGGTCGCGTTCGGCCTTGGCGTCCGGCATATTGGCTTTAACGATTCGCCGCACGCGGAGGCGGTGGCAAAGCTGACCGTGCCTCTCATGAGCAGGCTCTTGTGTCCGTGGGTGATACCGTACTCGTCGTGGACCGGCTTTGGCATTTCAAGGAAAGACATTTCGCGCTACCATGCTCTGGACCCGGCGGCCTGGCTCAAAGATGATAATGATGACAGTAGCAGTTCTGCGCACATGGTCGAGCCTGACAAAAAAGAAGGGAACAAGACGGTGGTGCTCATCAGGCTTGAGGAGAGCAAGGCGTCATACATTGCCGATAAAAAGCTGGCAAGCACGGCCCTTGTGGATGCTGTTGTAGACGAGCTGGCACAACGCGCAGACATTGTGATGCTGTGCAGGTACAGCGACCAGATAGAAGAGGCAAAGGCAAGGTACGGAAACAGCGCAAGGATAATCGAAAGCGTAGTTGACGGCGTCTCGCTAATAAAGTCTACAGACTTGTTCATAGGAGCCGGCGGGACCATGAGCGCCGAAGCCGCGCTCTTGGGTGTCCCGACGATATCCATAGCGCCAGTCAGGTACCACGTAGAGGACTATCTTGTAAGGTCAGGCTTGGTGGCAAGGACCCGAAACCCCGGTGCGCTTGCAAAGCTTGCCAGCAGGATGCTTGCAGGCGAGAAATTCCGCAAGGCGCAAAAGAAAAGAGCAGAGCGCGCCCTTGCTTCGATGGAAAACCCGACCAAAAAGATGCTTGCGGCAATACTGCTGAAGCAAAATAATGATCATCATAAATTATAA
- a CDS encoding mRNA surveillance protein pelota gives MIVKQSDHSANALLVIPEDADDLFTLRRVIAPGDYAIADTTRVVKQESDYGRPDRGERIKVRLTIRVDRIELDASVDRLRISGTITHTSNELVSKGVHHALSVQAGDILTIDKGRKWQDVELKLLKRSGDGSSFILVAIDTQEAAVAKVTGTHVKIIPNIYSGQQGKRYPTKNPSLDSFFADTAKTVGSVLSEGDRIIVFGPGETRRRFYNALDRNGLPKERAQVVDGVDVAGEDGVFVFLRSPAMKDAMSASKLATVSAMLDQVMLMVNRGENKYAVGLKDITEAANIKAIEAIIFSDSVFKTAEEDAVVKLLNSVESYGARTYAVDSSTDIGLRVSLLGGMVALLRYAMR, from the coding sequence ATGATTGTAAAGCAGAGCGACCATTCTGCAAACGCGCTCCTAGTCATCCCGGAGGACGCTGACGACCTCTTTACGCTCAGGCGCGTGATTGCGCCCGGCGACTATGCAATTGCAGACACGACGCGGGTCGTCAAGCAGGAAAGCGACTATGGCAGGCCAGACAGGGGCGAGCGCATCAAGGTTCGGCTAACGATACGGGTCGACAGAATAGAGCTGGACGCGTCGGTGGACCGGCTGCGCATCTCTGGCACGATAACTCACACCAGCAACGAGCTCGTATCAAAGGGGGTGCACCACGCGCTTTCGGTGCAGGCCGGCGACATTTTGACCATAGACAAGGGCCGCAAGTGGCAGGACGTGGAGCTGAAACTGCTAAAGAGGTCGGGCGACGGCTCGTCGTTTATACTGGTGGCAATCGACACGCAGGAGGCGGCAGTCGCAAAGGTCACGGGAACGCATGTGAAGATAATACCAAACATCTATTCTGGCCAGCAGGGCAAGCGCTACCCGACAAAAAATCCAAGCCTCGACTCGTTTTTTGCAGATACCGCCAAGACTGTCGGTTCCGTTCTTTCAGAAGGCGACAGGATAATCGTCTTTGGGCCCGGCGAGACCCGCAGGCGCTTTTACAACGCCCTTGACAGAAACGGCCTGCCAAAAGAGCGCGCGCAGGTGGTAGACGGCGTCGACGTTGCCGGCGAGGACGGCGTTTTCGTGTTTTTGCGGTCGCCGGCCATGAAGGACGCCATGAGCGCAAGCAAGCTTGCCACCGTGTCGGCAATGCTTGACCAAGTGATGCTCATGGTCAACAGGGGCGAAAACAAGTATGCAGTCGGCCTCAAGGACATCACAGAAGCCGCAAACATCAAGGCGATAGAGGCCATCATATTTTCAGACTCGGTCTTCAAGACTGCGGAGGAGGATGCGGTGGTAAAACTGCTCAACTCTGTTGAAAGCTATGGCGCAAGGACGTACGCGGTCGACTCGTCAACGGACATTGGCCTGCGCGTCTCATTGCTTGGCGGAATGGTTGCGCTTCTTCGCTACGCGATGCGCTGA
- a CDS encoding DNA-binding protein, with product MSEAQPSTPQDSSAPQGSRDGPHDTIYIGKKPLMAYVTSTLIQLANQPKVTIKARGLSIGRAVDVSQITIKRMESAGYKIGDVRIGSETVKSEDGRTRNVSTIEIEIRKA from the coding sequence ATGTCTGAAGCACAACCAAGCACACCGCAGGATTCAAGCGCTCCACAGGGTTCGAGAGATGGACCACATGACACAATCTACATCGGCAAAAAACCGCTCATGGCATACGTCACCTCGACGCTCATCCAGCTGGCAAACCAGCCGAAGGTGACGATAAAAGCAAGGGGATTGAGCATCGGCAGGGCTGTAGACGTGTCGCAGATCACGATCAAGAGGATGGAAAGCGCAGGCTACAAGATAGGCGACGTAAGGATAGGCTCCGAGACTGTCAAGTCGGAGGACGGAAGGACGCGCAACGTTTCAACGATTGAAATCGAGATCAGAAAGGCCTGA
- a CDS encoding 2-hydroxyacid dehydrogenase: protein MAHVGNNKVYITRKLPGPALEMLQEFDVTLHKRQEPPTRKEILKNVAGKDAILCMLSDKIDKEVMDAAGPQLKIISSYSTGFEHIDVAEATKRGIYVTYTSDILAEATADITFALILACARNVVAGDRMVRQKKWKVGWMPDLLLGQNVHGATIGIVGLGKIGSAVARRARGFGMEILYHSRRRNEAAEQELGARYADLDYLLAQSDFVTIHTTLNDASRHLVNSERLQKMKRTAFFINTARGAVVNERDLAAALKKGIIAGAGLDVFEKEPLGGKSPLLAMKNVVLLPHIGSADRMTRSKMAEVAAKSILDVLAEGKEPDPKFLVNPPAKRR from the coding sequence ATGGCACACGTGGGAAACAACAAGGTTTACATCACAAGGAAGCTTCCCGGACCCGCTCTGGAAATGCTTCAGGAATTTGACGTGACGCTGCACAAGAGACAAGAACCGCCCACAAGAAAAGAGATCTTGAAAAACGTCGCCGGCAAGGATGCCATTCTCTGTATGCTTTCAGACAAGATAGACAAAGAGGTCATGGACGCAGCGGGTCCGCAGCTAAAGATAATCAGCTCGTACAGCACCGGCTTTGAGCACATCGACGTAGCAGAGGCTACAAAGCGGGGCATCTATGTCACGTACACATCAGACATCCTTGCAGAAGCGACTGCCGACATCACCTTTGCGCTCATTCTTGCCTGCGCGCGCAATGTCGTTGCAGGCGACAGGATGGTCAGGCAGAAAAAGTGGAAGGTAGGGTGGATGCCTGACCTGCTCCTCGGCCAGAACGTGCACGGTGCCACCATCGGCATCGTCGGCCTTGGCAAGATAGGCTCTGCAGTAGCGCGGCGCGCAAGAGGCTTTGGCATGGAGATACTGTACCATAGCCGCAGGCGCAACGAAGCGGCCGAGCAAGAGCTTGGCGCCAGGTACGCCGACCTTGACTATTTGCTGGCGCAAAGCGACTTTGTCACTATACACACCACTTTAAACGACGCAAGCAGACACCTTGTCAACAGCGAGCGCCTGCAAAAGATGAAGAGGACCGCATTTTTTATAAACACAGCAAGGGGCGCAGTGGTAAACGAGCGAGACCTTGCCGCCGCCTTGAAAAAAGGCATCATAGCCGGCGCGGGCCTTGACGTGTTTGAAAAAGAGCCGCTGGGAGGAAAAAGCCCGCTCCTTGCCATGAAAAACGTCGTGCTTTTACCGCACATTGGAAGCGCCGACCGCATGACAAGGTCCAAGATGGCCGAAGTTGCCGCAAAGAGCATCCTTGACGTCCTTGCGGAAGGAAAAGAGCCGGACCCAAAATTTTTGGTGAACCCGCCGGCCAAGCGGCGCTAG
- a CDS encoding branched-chain amino acid transaminase, translated as MKEKGGEFIWFDGKFVKWEDAKVPVFTHALHYGTAVFEGIRGYSSNDNVFVFRLQEHMERLHRSANVYSLTLKHSAEELSDATVELLKKNRMRESVYIRPLTFVGLHGIDLNVTKDSPTHTIIVAFPFAKYFKGDGLKVRVSSWRRISDQTTPPLAKAAGNYLNSVLATQECRRDGYDESILLDIAGNVSEASGENIFVVRKDKIYTPYFADSALEGITRESAITIARGMGYSVIERPIPRAELYMADEIFLTGTAAEIVPVTSVDGHAIGTGKEGPVSKSIRQTYEKVVTGGVKEYAGWLTPVW; from the coding sequence ATGAAGGAAAAGGGCGGCGAGTTCATATGGTTTGACGGCAAGTTTGTCAAGTGGGAAGACGCCAAGGTCCCAGTCTTTACGCACGCGTTGCACTATGGCACGGCCGTCTTTGAGGGCATCCGCGGCTACAGCTCCAATGACAACGTGTTTGTCTTTCGCCTGCAGGAGCACATGGAGCGCCTCCACCGCTCGGCAAACGTCTACTCCCTTACCCTCAAGCACTCGGCAGAAGAGTTGAGCGATGCAACTGTCGAGCTGTTGAAAAAGAACAGGATGAGAGAATCTGTATACATACGGCCGCTTACGTTCGTGGGTCTGCACGGAATCGACCTCAACGTCACCAAAGACTCGCCCACCCATACCATCATAGTCGCATTCCCGTTTGCAAAATACTTCAAGGGCGATGGCCTCAAGGTCCGCGTCTCGTCGTGGAGGCGCATAAGCGACCAGACGACGCCCCCGCTTGCCAAGGCGGCAGGCAACTACCTGAACTCGGTGCTTGCCACGCAGGAATGCAGGCGTGATGGCTACGACGAGTCGATACTGCTTGACATCGCCGGCAACGTAAGCGAAGCTTCCGGCGAAAACATCTTTGTCGTACGAAAAGACAAGATCTATACGCCGTACTTTGCAGATTCTGCCCTTGAAGGCATCACGCGCGAGTCTGCCATCACCATCGCCAGGGGCATGGGATACTCTGTCATCGAGCGCCCCATACCGAGGGCAGAGCTTTACATGGCCGACGAGATCTTTCTCACCGGGACTGCAGCCGAAATTGTTCCCGTCACAAGCGTTGACGGCCACGCAATAGGCACGGGCAAGGAAGGGCCCGTGTCAAAGAGCATAAGACAAACATATGAGAAGGTTGTAACCGGTGGCGTTAAAGAGTACGCGGGCTGGTTAACACCTGTATGGTAG
- a CDS encoding Trm112 family protein: MKRSMLDILQCPIDRHYPLELFEIEVAGDGEIREGVLACAKCGRYYPIMEEIPVMLPDELRNKERDVGFLQRWQAKIPEKILRQGNPWHL, encoded by the coding sequence ATGAAGCGCTCGATGCTTGACATACTGCAGTGCCCGATAGACAGGCACTATCCTCTGGAGCTTTTCGAGATCGAGGTCGCCGGCGACGGCGAAATAAGGGAAGGCGTGCTTGCCTGCGCCAAGTGCGGGCGGTACTACCCCATAATGGAAGAGATACCCGTCATGCTGCCGGACGAGTTGCGCAACAAAGAGCGCGATGTGGGCTTTTTGCAGAGGTGGCAGGCCAAGATCCCCGAGAAAATTTTAAGGCAAGGAAACCCGTGGCATCTATAG